Proteins from one Belonocnema kinseyi isolate 2016_QV_RU_SX_M_011 chromosome 8, B_treatae_v1, whole genome shotgun sequence genomic window:
- the LOC117178559 gene encoding uncharacterized protein LOC117178559, whose product MDSTLKDSSPSDSTVKQWISEFKNCRTNTSDEQRSGRPVKFATPEIIEKIHKMMLEDRRSMAQINELKWNLFFHPPYSPGLAPSDHHLFPNLKKWLRGKEFRRNEEVVDAVNNYFEELDKSG is encoded by the coding sequence atggaTTCCACACTGAAAGACTCTTCTCCATCAGATTCAACGGTTAAACAGTggatttctgaatttaagaacTGTCGCACGAACACTTCCGACGAACAACGTTCTGGACGCCCCGTTAAGTTCGCAACTCccgaaataatcgaaaaaattcataaaatgatgCTAGAGGACCGCAGGTCGATGGCTCAAATCAACGAATTGAAGTGGAATTTATTTTTCCATCCACCATATTCACCAGGCTTGGCCCCCAGCGACCATCATTTATtccctaaccttaaaaaatggctCAGAGGTAAGGAATTTCGGAGAAATGAGGAAGTCGTCGACGctgtaaataattatttcgagGAACTTGACAAATCAGGCTAA